The region TCCGCTGAAACATATGAGAAAATGTGTTGGGGATCTGAAAATGATGAGCCTTTGAAACATCGCtcataatttcatagattgTGGGTGCATGATTTCCTGGAATTCTAGCCTAATTATTTATTAGTTAATGGTAAGAAGACATAGATTTAGGCCTACATGTTTTTTGTCATAGGCTATAACCTCCTCTCATCATCACTTCAACTCTTTTTAGGCGACACGGCTTAAAATAAAGACGATTTTAATCAATGCGGTTGCTGACATTACCGAAGCTCTACCACAGATATAATACTGACTAGACAAGAGAGAACAATGAATAAAgtaaatttgattgatcgtcAAAGTTGTTTCCCCTCTTGTCTCTGGTTGACGTTTCCTACTTTCAAACTTTGACTGAACACAAAAAACTGCCAACtaggaatatttcaaaacgttttCAGTgcgttcaaaattattacagAATATAAAACTTACctttaattcatctgtgatgcgttggttattcaattatTAAGTATTTCATCGCTTTTTATTCGTAAATATAAACTATCGTTGTTCGAAAACTCCACGATCTCACACCGCGGTATCCCATCGGATTGCACCATATGACGTCATTATTGGTTCTTGGATTCAATTTTCAACATCTGACAGGTATCCCCATACGTTTTACCGTATGACGTCATTTATTGGCTCGAGGTTCGATTCCTGAATTAAACAGACATTTATCATTACATAAAGTTTAAGTAAAGGGATAggtacggaagcccctaggtgacataagagataattttttttcataatttcgacttattaagtcgaatttcgacataataagtcgaatttcgacttaataagtcgaatttcgagataataagtcgaatttcgtgttaattaagtcgaatttcgacttaataagtcgaaattcgacatgaaaataaaactcgatattcgacttaattaacacgaaattcgacttattatgtcgaaattcgacttaataagtcgaaattatgaaaaaagttatctcatatgtcacctaggggcttccgtagtCACGACTTATGTCCAAAAGATGGTTTTTAATCTTAACAATTAAAAcaatcatttatattagatCTGGTTATATGCTATGGGCACTACCTTCCTCAATAGTCGTGAAACCGATGATACATTTGTCCGTTGAACAAAATGCATGAGATAATGTTATTCATTGTCGATTTCCTCCCCATTTGATTAATTGACGATACGCTATTATGATATGGGATCTTGAGAATGGTTGCACGAAGAGCTCACCGACAGACGGGTTCAACTTCTCACGAACTGGATGGGCGATCCGGGTTCGACCTCAGGCCTGAGTAGGACTTTTAATTCGTAGAGATCCACTTACTCGCAGCATCGAAATAAAAACTGAACAAatagtttttctaaatatttattattatttgaacatttattataACTATGTCCAAACTAACAAGTTTACATGTTGATAATTGAAGTATAGGAGTCGATAACGCCTAATCGATTAAAATACAACTCTTTCTTTCTCTAAGAAAAACGGCTTTAATAATTCTACAAGCAAGATCTATGCTTTTAATGAAACCCATTGATTCGAAGGATGAATTTGCCAATAACTATATGTAGTAGTTTCCAAAACTATACACCAATGAAGTCATTGACACTtcttttatttagaaaaatattcttttcgcATTTTAAAAATAGTTCTTGTCATCATCGATAGTTTAAATGGTTAGTGATACATTTATTACCTGAGAATTGATGACTGAAATACGCGTCAGTTAAAACCACGAAGATAATGTACAGTAAAATATTAGAAGAGGTTTCAAAGAGATTTCTCCGCGATGAAGTCATTTCACTGACGTCAGGATGATGAAATTTAAATCAACTGTTGATACAATGATGGTTTTGATTGAAAGTTGTTCATCTTATATCCGAGTAAAACTGTTCTGTGAAAAtaaccaggacccagttccacagttgtgagttagagttaactctgagttaaagttagttcattttcaatgttttaacccagggtcaaatcttaactcagaactgtggaactggacccaggatagcattatatatatatatcattatacatgtatgaaaTCTGAATCGTACTATAATATAGCgattgatgaaaattatacaaGATGACTATGTCCAATGTCCTTACAGAGAAATAAATCTCTCATTGCTGCTTGATCAAATTTATGATAACGAATAACTGTAATACATAATATGATTAGGTAGACAAGAACAAGTAAGACAAATCATTTTTTGCTTTCTCGTATCAAAATTTCTCCGTAATAGGACAAACTTCTGTGGTAAGATCGAGCAGATCTTTAACCATACCGACTGAAATTTTGGCCAACGCTTCTCTCAGACCGACTTACAGGCTGGAAGCATTTTCGCCCTAATAAATAACACAATTGAAATAAGACAAAGTTCATGatttaaaattgaatattgacAAGTAAGTTAAATTTACATACAACATAAAATTAtgttttcagaaaataatatatttccCTTATATATACAACTATAGAGGCAAGATAATATACAACTATATATAATCCGTTATCCATATCAATTCGTTACGCACGTTTATAAAAAAGACCATATACATCGGATCCTTATTTCACATGCTTGAAACCTATCTCTCCCCGCGCGTCCATTAAAACATTGACCTATGTCGTCCACGTGTCCATGGTTAATGCTAAGAGTTAATCATATATAAATACGCCCTCAAATGAAGCTTGAATTGATCATAATTCTAAAATGCTACATTGGAAAAGTACAGCAGCTCTGAATAGAATAGGCTTTTTTTCTATCTGATTAGTTATTCATTGTCTTCTTCAGCTTTatcctttttatttttctccgCAAGTTCCTTCCATTTCTTCAGATTGGCCCTATAAAACCAAACGGGAATGATACACATGAGGTACGAACTCAGAATTAGCTCTTTTCTCGATGCTGATCCGTATTACTTACGTAGCGCCATCAACCATTGGTTGTGTACCGGGTAAAACTGCCGCCAGAAGCTCATAACATGGCAAACATATCCCCACTATGAATCCGACCTGGAACAAAGTAATACATGATACAAAATACATGATAACACATGGAATACACCGTTATTGAATTATGCAATAGAACTTCATTACAATGAAATACATTGGACCAGTATGAGTATAATGATATGCTCCTTTTATGAGAACTTGTTAAAAGTACCTGTGATTCGGGTAATTCGTGTGCGTAAGTACGATCCATCATACGTATTGGCTGTTGTCCTGCCTTCTTTTCCTCGTCACCCTGTAATCGAATCAGTTCAAATGTACAATTATCGTTAACGACTcgtatatcattatcatttcgtCGGTACGATCAGAAGCGAAGACTGTAATCATGAATCACAATCAGACGAGTGACTATCGTTAAACTTCTTATATGTTAATACTAATCGCTCACGTGACGAAAACAGTGTTCCAATTTAAAATCACACCCACGATGTTGAATCGCGGTTACTAAATAGATACAACTTAACTTAAAAAAACAGATCGAAAAACCATGCAAAGGGTGAATATATTtacagaaaaacaaaaatgtgcATAGTGCAAATAAATTAATAGATGACGGATACTTTTTGGAAAGAATAGTTGTGTAAAACACCAGAATATAATGGAATGGAGGGCAATCAAATAGGCTTTAAACAACAGTGGGTGAATACAACAACATGAAAGAAAGTTTTGGCAATGATACTAAAATTGAAGGAACACTAACTAATTTCACCtaaatcagagaaaattggagtGTCCTCTACAAACGAATAGAAaactaatgaaataataaaaaagttgtaATTGATAAGTATTAAAAATCTGCAAACATGTCTGTCAGTAGGTCAGCAAATAGTCCACATGTTATTTTGCTATGGCAATACGGTTTACCTGTTGCCAAAATTCTTCCATAATTATGTGTACAACATCTTTCTGCATTTTCCAGGGTTTATACATAGAACAAAGATCGGCAGCGGTCATGCATAGTTCCATGAGTAGATGTCTAGAAAACAACAATGATAGTCCAGAGATGCATGCGACATTACGCCATCCTATACAACCCACCGGTGATAGAGAGGGAGTTTAGAGTTTTTGATTGTTACTGAAGCTGTAGACAAACGGAATTAGGAGACAACGACACAATTCAAGATAGACATTTTACatagatttagatttagatgATGACGTAGGATCGAATTTTCTGTAACCGATGTAAAAAGCTTCCTCGAACGACATCATTGAGAcgattaatttatcaaagcaACATAGACACAAAACACCTTTTTGATTAGTAATATCGTACAACgtatatatctgtaaattctaTCTACCGAGAATTCGACGAATTGAAATGTACTTTTTCAGACTTTCTCTTATTTCACggttaaatgatttacaatGATATATACAAGACATAGTGGTCAGGAGAGAGGTACAGAAAGGTTTCCAGTTAGCGATGCATGCGGTGGTATAGCAGAAGGGATTAATCGTAATAAGCAAACTATGCATAAAAAGCGGCAACACCTTCGACGAGATGAGTTATACCTGTGCATAGAACTCCTCAAAGATTACTTTAACTGTCTCAACCTGAACATCCCAGGGTTTCACGCTGGCGCATAGATCACACGCGGTCATCGCAATGGCTTCCAGTAGTTTTCTGAGCATAAAGCATCGCAGGGTCATGTATATAGGGAGGAAAGGTTTTCAGGGGGTCAAATAATCCTCGATAATCGATTATGAACACAGAAATATAGCTAAAGACTTTGTGGTATGTTGCCAAAAACAGAATAAGTATAGTATAATgcgaacgattagaaaatctgtcctgaaaatttgaacatttttgtACAGTAGTTATGTTAACAAATTAATGATGCAATTATTTAGATGTTAAATTATCAAACTGGTTATCTTAATAATTTACGTATCGGTATTTCACTATTAGAAACGAAAGGCAGTTATTTGACGGTTAAATATAGGAATGACAACTTCACTTTTAAGAAAAGACCCATGCATTCTTCAGTTGTGTTATTTCATCTAATTAGCAAAAGGTAATTTTCTATTGAAGGGCACCGACTGTGTCTAAGAGGATATCACATGCATTTTATaagaaattatctttttaacaTATACTAGacaatcatttagaattttatttttcaaaatgatttaacTTCCttgtaatacatgtattcttatcgtattttatataattcaataaattcacagACAATCagggattttttttcttaagttTACCTGTGCTCTACCTCTTCCCATgagaaatcagttttatcaatcatttctcGTAATTTAGCGCGGTTGCTGAAAAACAGTGCCAAATCCGTAGCCAGAATGCAGTGCTTGATATCGGACAGCACCTGAACAGACAATCAGAACAATATTATAGAATTATCAATTCTTTTCTGTCTGTTCATCAGTCAGaggaatcaatgaattattttaccTGTTTATATTCGTCTGATGTGAGATGTTTGAATATGTTGTGTCCGTCGTGCTGAAAACGTGAAAGAAAACTTACATCAATGAGAAAACAAAACtatattcataaatttgaAAAGTAACTTAATGTCGAACGTTCAAAAATCGGCTGAATTTGATTGGTAATAAGAAAAGCGATACTAACTTAAAAATTTCgagaaataaagattaatGTGCTTTGCGTAAAAACgaaatgatattcataaaaGTATTTGACTATTACAGCGTCAGGCGGCGCacttaaaaaaaaatggaaaatggcgatgaaatttgtttgtgggaaaaatcaaatctttgaaattaacaTCGCAATTTTCATAAACAGAATTAGAATATACAACTGGAAATGAAAAGCAATTGGTAATAATCCCATAACGACAAGACTTCATCTTCATTTTAGTGTCAAAGCAATTCTTGTCAACGATTCCGTCATCGGAATCAGGATTTATTTTATCCACCCACGCAGACGTGATTTGCGTGATCTCAACCTATATGGTTATCGAGAGGCAGGTGTCGAAATTCAGTACGCCCGATGAGGGCTCAAATACACATTTACTTAAGAACTTTATACACTTTTGGttgaattattgtgggatttcattCGAAATTCTAACGTATTTCAGAGAGAAGATGGAggtgtttgaaaatgaaaaaaaaatcataaaataaacGTGCGGTGTCGTAAATGAAACTGAATATATTTCCCACATAATAATAAACTGGGAAGTGATCGTAACATTACAAAAATCTATCTTACTTGTAATATGTTAACAGTATAGTTAAAATGGTGATTCTCCATGGGAGAGGAGGAATATATAGCGGCTAGGGGAGACGCACTTTTCACTATAAATGCATTACTTCTCCCACGATGGTCGACATCATGACATAGGCATGCAATAAAGAACGCTATTTGCTGAAATAAGTTAGAATGACAAAGTGGTACAAGAGTGATATTACATACTATATTGTTGTTAGTGGAGTAGGGGGGTAGAAGGGCGTGGTGGTCTGTATCGGTGGATCTCAGGGGTGATGGTGCGCCGCCAGACATATTCCCAGCAAAAAGACAtcaaaaatagatattttgaTATCCGTATACCAGCTAGTTATTCGTGGGTTGTTGACTGACTACCTGTAGAATAGTGACAGTTTGGTTGAAATGATGATGTTCCATGGTCGAAGTAGAATAAATTGCGGCGAGAGGAGAGGCACTTTTCACCATGAACGCATTTGTCTTTCCTCTATGGTCAAGGTCATGGCAAAGACATGCAACAAATAATGCTAGGCACTGCAAGATAATTAGATTAACCATCAAACAACGTTAACGTCCACCAACTTTGAATAAAAGAACTATTTCTTTACGCAATGCTCTCGATCATCGAGAAACctatctgaaaaaaaacatcatcgaAAAAGAATCAATTTCCTTTTGACCTTTGCGACCGATAAAAACGCGATCATTTTCACGATGGAAATTTCCTGTACGTACAGACTTCTTTTCACTGACATGTTTACCCTTAATGACGTCACGGAGCAGCTACCCATTCAGTGGACTCGTGTATAATGTAGAACTAAGaatgaatttctatgaaatgaaGTCGTTCGTATGAAATACTCGATAGTTCGTGGTTCTCGTGTTTTCCATATCGGTTTTCGATAGCGAATACGATACGAACGCAGTGTTTGACCGTTAATTCGTGACAATTCCGAGAACCTTCGGATATTTACGTTAAAAATGAACGAAGTAACGCGCACGTACCTCTAATGGAGTAAATAAATTTGTCGTTGTTTTGATAACGGTATACATGGCATGCGCCACCGAGAAAGCATGCGCCCAATTATGATAGGGTACATTCCGATAGTTCTTCCGTACTGTAAGTGTGAACTTCATCAAACATTCCTTGTCGAATCTACGAGAAAGATTTAGAGTAatcaatgaaactggtatCCGTGAAAACGTCAGTTTTAGTTCCAACGTGAAAATTTCTTATTCCATGCAAAATTCCACGTAACTGCAAAATAATATcatcaagtaaaacaagattatattttctttccgAACGAATTCAGTTGACTTAAGATGGGAATATTTCTTATCGAAATATCGATAGCACTGAAAATCATAACCCTTAATTTATCTTTCATGCTTTTTATACGAACAGATTAATGGTGCGTAAAACGTATTAAGACTCAGTGAAAACACAGGAAAACTCGACACGATCTGAGACTAATATTTAACATCGAACTATTTCGAATAAACAATCGTTCACTACAAGAATGTGTCTGAAAATGCgcatatgtatataattttttgttgtatttcagtttgaaaaaaatcacagcaaaaaaacaagaaatcaaaaccGATACCATATGatgatatacgtatatataaatgtgtcAAAGAATATATCATGAACTCTACGGAAGGATCGAGGTTAGGTTGAAATTCAACGAGTCGATAAAGTTGAAATCTACTATAAATGTTAGGTGTGGACTGCATTTATCTCATCAAACCATTGAGATATAGGATTATGCTCTGGATTTCTCGAAGGACGAATTGAAAATCTTCATCTTCGTCATAGAATGATAGAAAGAAAATCAGAATTAGAAATACCTCCACCGAAATTAATTGTGAAATAAATGTTAGACGATTGGTAAAATTTCTGAACAATTGGATGACATACTGAgatgtatatacatacaatCCCCTAGATTTGTACGAACTACACGCATCGCTCTTCCTATTTTATCAAATAGAATAATTCGATTCAGGTTTCTCCAAATCACTAAAATCTATATCTACAAGCAACAGATAAAAAAAACGCcgggaaaatatttgaaagaaaaaaacctCAGCCACCGTGTTATGAGAAATACTGTTAGCAGTCGACACAGAACTAAAGTAACCTCACCTCTTGTCAATAGGGAGCGATTCAAATTGCTCCGCTCTTCGTTTTGAAGCActtagaatgaaataaaaacggtCATGAGAATCGATGTAAATCccgaataaagaaatgctCGAGAGCCCGAAATAAATCAcatagaaaaatattcaacaaaacATTAGGCAGAAGAGAACGTTCATAAAATGTGTATCTTTTttagatatgatatgatatcctACAATGAAATGAGAAAGAAGCAGTCCACACCTCTGGCTTTCTAGAAATAAATTTCGGATAATCATTATAAAAAGGTTAAGATGATATAGAAAGTCCGGTGTATATAAGGCTATATACCTTGTATCTGTATCTTTTAAACTAATGCTAAAAGAGAGAAAATGTCCAATCGTGTTAATTGGTTTTCTGTGTTATTCCACTGAAATCCATCGGAAACATGATCGTGACAGTAATTATTAGCTATATCATCTTCTACAGTTGCTTACGTAGGTTATTTCAggaaattatttatttcaatggaGCAGCTTTTTACTCGGGTTACTATCGTAAATCACTAGTAATACGATAGGCTTTGTTGTCGTAACGGGAATTAACTAAtgacaaatttatttttacctTTGTAACTTGAACAAATCTTCAAACATATGAATAACGACAAGCGGCTTATCGTCACCGTCTATGGACCACGGCGAAAATTCATATCTGCAAACATGAAATACGAGTACAGTTGAAGTTGAATACgcaatattcattatattaagACATTAGtgtattttgaatatcttactCTTGTAGATGTACTATCGATGACGGCAAATCtcttgtttttaatttttccaaCTCGTCCTCCGAACACTGGCTGTGATACGACAGAACCTCCAACGCtactttatatttctgttcCGATCGCCGAATCTTTTCGTACAGCtatgaaatacaaaatcgAACACTCGTCGTACCGAACGCCCAACTCGCTATACGAGGgtttttatcagatttattcGGTTACCTTGGCATGATGCAGCGCTAGTCCACAATAAATGGCAAACGTTTCGAACGAATCTTCATCAGCGATCGTAAATTTACCGTTTAGTTTATTCACCATTTGAACGACGCCAATTATACTGTAACGATAGATCAACATCCATACAGTAGCAGTTTAATCGTGAGtaacaggggccagttgcatagtcgtgacttaagtccaaaagtggtcacaaatctttagactggtcttaagttgttagattggctatagaactaatttggtcttagactggtcttaagtctaagccatgactgcgcaaccggcccctgaagtcgattttcaattttcaatcagaagaattagaaatatttttaccttCCACGTATGTATATAGGCATACAAAGTATCGTATTTGTTGTGTAACCAGTCTGAAGATCGACATCTCTGAAATGACCAGATATCATTGTCACCATATTCCAGGGACAAGCAAAGATACACGCTCACATACGGTAGATAATCTTCAATTAAACCCCGATTACCGGTTAAATCTTCCATTAGTCCCCTCGTCTTACCGGTTAAATCTTTCGTCTTGATAAGCATCGGGAATATTCAACGTTTGTCCAGTCGAAGCTACGTGACCGGCGATACCTTTATCAATCGGAAATCTGAATTAGATATTGGCAATCAATTAGTTAAACTATATCATCATCCTTTATTAGAATTGATAACTGTATATTATCTTTAAaggaatttttgatttaatcatttcaaatgcaAACACCAATGAATTTCCTCTTAAAgagaaattgatgaaatataatgCATTATTGCTATCGAGGATATTGGAGTTGAAGATGATCTTTGTCGTAATGAGCTTCGGTAATAATTGTCACTCGTCGCCGCTAAGCAGACTTCAGGCAACTCTTCATTATACATGGGCGATCTATGAAATTTGTTTGATATCTCTTATCAAATATTGATGCGGCGGTAATAATTTCCGTGAATCGACTGTAGTGTGCAATCGGTGCAATTAACGCGCACTGAATGCGAATCGGAGAGTTTTCCAGGAGGCATGGATGACGATGATTTCTGTACAAAcatagttatagaaatgacaGCGAAATTACGAAAGTAACATAAACCAGTGCATACAGAGTACGAAGAGAGATAGCTTTAGGTAAAGGGATCCACCGTTCCAGAGTAAATGGAGTTGAATAATATATGGTTTCGAATTGGTTTCAGGATCCGAGAATGAAATTTCTATCGAATTTAGTTATTAGTTTCATTCTACGGATTTGCGAGGTTGATTTGACAGGGAtagattattcattatatatcGAAAGAATTAGCGAACACAAACACACGTAAAGAGAATCAAAATAGATTACAAAATTAAATCCAGCAATAACTGTACActtgatcaaaaatacatgtatttttgactAGATAGATAAAGAGGGATAGAGCTTTCACAT is a window of Tubulanus polymorphus chromosome 2, tnTubPoly1.2, whole genome shotgun sequence DNA encoding:
- the LOC141898565 gene encoding putative 3',5'-cyclic phosphodiesterase pde-5 isoform X13 gives rise to the protein MRSTYSSRSGGSGKGVSRSGIDSTGMVIKGKGQPYAHLNGSHQNRPMTSNDLSPELVTAYLNENPDFLEKYLISNVAIEQLERWLIRRTHNQKHAKQKNGLENTLSQIDSQEERRVSLSKWKFCVHADKRKMLQELTRDIHQHQNKAQVLNELVSCVAAAINADGYNLYLVDDCGQTISHFNPNSKDGAVSSRKLGKGTTLSAYVATTKETIRTSEILGDERFPEGIGIGGDHAQTVLAQPITQSNGQVVGVVELYRNVGTAAFAEEDEEVAASHLLWSHLALKCEEITSSYLVWGNVAVSCAEMYHSMTKQRKLNDFLLAVTKSIFQDIVSMDTVIMKIMNYAKTLVHADRASLFLVDINTMELYARIFDTGSIDDTDFIPDCGKEIRFPIDKGIAGHVASTGQTLNIPDAYQDERFNRDVDLQTGYTTNTILCMPIYIRGSIIGVVQMVNKLNGKFTIADEDSFETFAIYCGLALHHAKLYEKIRRSEQKYKVALEVLSYHSQCSEDELEKLKTRDLPSSIVHLQEYEFSPWSIDGDDKPLVVIHMFEDLFKLQSASKRRAEQFESLPIDKRFDKECLMKFTLTVRKNYRNVPYHNWAHAFSVAHAMYTVIKTTTNLFTPLECLALFVACLCHDLDHRGKTNAFMVKSASPLAAIYSTSTMEHHHFNQTVTILQVHDGHNIFKHLTSDEYKQVLSDIKHCILATDLALFFSNRAKLREMIDKTDFSWEEVEHRHLLMELCMTAADLCSMYKPWKMQKDVVHIIMEEFWQQRTLQFSLI
- the LOC141898565 gene encoding putative 3',5'-cyclic phosphodiesterase pde-5 isoform X8, which gives rise to MRSTYSSRSGGSGKGVSRSGIDSTGMVIKGKGQPYAHLNGSHQNRPMTSNDLSPELVTAYLNENPDFLEKYLISNVAIEQLERWLIRRTHNQKHAKQKNGLENTLSQIDSQEERRVSLSKWKFCVHADKRKMLQELTRDIHQHQNKAQVLNELVSCVAAAINADGYNLYLVDDCGQTISHFNPNSKDGAVSSRKLGKGTTLSAYVATTKETIRTSEILGDERFPEGIGIGGDHAQTVLAQPITQSNGQVVGVVELYRNVGTAAFAEEDEEITSSYLVWGNVAVSCAEMYHSMTKQRKLNDFLLAVTKSIFQDIVSMDTVIMKIMNYAKTLVHADRASLFLVDINTMELYARIFDTGSIDDTDFIPDCGKEIRFPIDKGIAGHVASTGQTLNIPDAYQDERFNRDVDLQTGYTTNTILCMPIYIRGSIIGVVQMVNKLNGKFTIADEDSFETFAIYCGLALHHAKLYEKIRRSEQKYKVALEVLSYHSQCSEDELEKLKTRDLPSSIVHLQEYEFSPWSIDGDDKPLVVIHMFEDLFKLQSASKRRAEQFESLPIDKRFDKECLMKFTLTVRKNYRNVPYHNWAHAFSVAHAMYTVIKTTTNLFTPLECLALFVACLCHDLDHRGKTNAFMVKSASPLAAIYSTSTMEHHHFNQTVTILQVHDGHNIFKHLTSDEYKQVLSDIKHCILATDLALFFSNRAKLREMIDKTDFSWEEVEHRHLLMELCMTAADLCSMYKPWKMQKDVVHIIMEEFWQQGDEEKKAGQQPIRMMDRTYAHELPESQVGFIVGICLPCYELLAAVLPGTQPMVDGATANLKKWKELAEKNKKDKAEEDNE
- the LOC141898565 gene encoding putative 3',5'-cyclic phosphodiesterase pde-5 isoform X11, which encodes MAGYDCDGLLKACFCLGRFSTRRNSKVHVQDLSPELVTAYLNENPDFLEKYLISNVAIEQLERWLIRRTHNQKHAKQKNGLENTLSQIDSQEERRVSLSKWKFCVHADKRKMLQELTRDIHQHQNKAQVLNELVSCVAAAINADGYNLYLVDDCGQTISHFNPNSKDGAVSSRKLGKGTTLSAYVATTKETIRTSEILGDERFPEGIGIGGDHAQTVLAQPITQSNGQVVGVVELYRNVGTAAFAEEDEEVAASHLLWSHLALKCEEITSSYLVWGNVAVSCAEMYHSMTKQRKLNDFLLAVTKSIFQDIVSMDTVIMKIMNYAKTLVHADRASLFLVDINTMELYARIFDTGSIDDTDFIPDCGKEIRFPIDKGIAGHVASTGQTLNIPDAYQDERFNRDVDLQTGYTTNTILCMPIYIRGSIIGVVQMVNKLNGKFTIADEDSFETFAIYCGLALHHAKLYEKIRRSEQKYKVALEVLSYHSQCSEDELEKLKTRDLPSSIVHLQEYEFSPWSIDGDDKPLVVIHMFEDLFKLQSASKRRAEQFESLPIDKRFDKECLMKFTLTVRKNYRNVPYHNWAHAFSVAHAMYTVIKTTTNLFTPLECLALFVACLCHDLDHRGKTNAFMVKSASPLAAIYSTSTMEHHHFNQTVTILQVHDGHNIFKHLTSDEYKQVLSDIKHCILATDLALFFSNRAKLREMIDKTDFSWEEVEHRHLLMELCMTAADLCSMYKPWKMQKDVVHIIMEEFWQQGDEEKKAGQQPIRMMDRTYAHELPESQVGFIVGICLPCYELLAAVLPGTQPMVDGATANLKKWKELAEKNKKDKAEEDNE